The genomic interval ATTGCAGAAACCTGCGTAGGAAATGTCAATATCCCGTCGGAACTGAAAGTCAACGATTCATTTAAACTATTACCTACGACTAAAGTATTTCCTCCTAAGCCGGTAACCTGGACGTTTACGGGTACGGGAGTTGTCGACACGGCCGATGCGGAACTAAACGTGAGAAAATCCATTACGGAACCTTGGACCGGTTTTTTATAACAGCCCGTAAAGAACATGGAAAATAATGCGATTATGACGGATCGAAAGGCGACCGATCGGGAAAAGCTATAACATCTACGGATCTTATGCCGTAAATGTAGTAGATAATTTTCTACCATGAAAATTGCACCCCGACCTCGACTCTTTGGCGTAGATATTGCTGATTGGAAGCGGCGAAATAGAGGCCTCCTCCGTCTCTTTCGTTTCTGATAACGGGCGACCAGGTTGCCGTCTTTTCCGTTCCTTCAATTTTTACTTGTCTCGATCCAGGGAAGAAAGCGGCGTCCGCAAGATTAAGAGCATAAAGGAATGCTAATATTCCGATGGAAAGTTCGACTTGATGATAGGAAGAGGAAGCTACGCTATATTTGTTCGGGATTTGTAAATAATTAATCACCGCCAACGGATATACGGCGACATTCCCCGTCTGAGCCACGCTATAACCCAGCAACGCGTTCGTTCTACGCGCGGCATCGTAATCTTTTACGGAATGAAGGTACGACTCGCCTTTATAATACGTATAGGCTCCGGCGGCGGCTATTAGAAGCGGAAAGGTATACGATCTAATTTTGGACTTTTCCTGATATATCTGCCCCCATCCAGGAAGCACTGCCGATCTTGCGATCGCACCGTAATCGAAACGGAACGGTTCTTTCGGAGTGAATCGTTTCTGTAACGCTGCGAGTCGCTCCGGAGTATCGGCGACGAGTAAGAAAGCTTCGGTTTCGGTAATTTTGTTTCGAGGGTTTTCCAATCGCAGAGAAAGAATTCCTTCCGGAATTTTCTTCTTATCGAAGGAAACTAAGATCGTATCGGGATCCCTATATTCTACGGATTTAACCTGGATTTCTTCACCACTAGAATCTCGCAAAGATACTTTCGTGGCATCGGTTAGATATTTACCTTTCAGTTCGAAAGTTTCCGGAAGGTCTTGACTCAAATACGAATTTTTCGTCGAGGAAGTTAAGACGGGCGGTCGAGAAAGGATGACGTCAAACGGAATCCAAGATGAAAAAATGGAGACTCGACCGTATCGGTTCAAAACTCCGATCCGATGTTCGTAAGTTCCCGGTTTCAAATCTACGGTGATTTGTGTTGCAGAGGTCTTTTCGCGAGTGATTCTTCCGTTCGAGTCTTTGATCTCGACCAAGTATCCGCCCGAATCCGGAATTGCTTTCCATTCCAATTTCACTCCGTCTTCTTTATCTTTGGCAAAGGTTGAAAACGAACAAAGAATGCAGCCCGCTAGAATGAATAGGCGGATTACTTGAGGATGGGTAAAGCGACTATTCGACATAAATTTCCTTCGGAGTCAGAATTTCCGGCGCCTTTAAGGTTGCGGATAGAAGAACGTTGAATTCCCGCGATAAAGGAATCGTAGCCCTAACTTTGCCCGTTTCATCCTTATATTTAGCGCTTAATCTCCACTGATATTTTCCTTCCCTTAGTTTATACAACTCCCGAAATTCGAATGTTTCTCCTCGAATTTCCCGTTTTAGGATCGGTTTCCAATTTTTTCCTTGGGATTCGAGTAATTCTAAAACGTAAATTTCCGGATTTCCTTGCGTTTCCCAATAGAAAGAAAGACTTTCTTTTTCGTCTAAGTCGATTTTATCCCGGTCTCTCGGATATACCGGGGTTACGAACGGAGCCGAATCCGAGGTCCGGAAATTTGCCACCGAACTCGAAACGAGAGTTTCTCCGTTAGGAGCCACTAAACTAACTCTCCAGTAGAAGGAACCCGGCGACGGTAAAGTAACCGCAAGAGCGCCTGACTTCACTTTCGAATCCGAGAGCTTGGTTTCGAAAGACGCGTCTTTCGCTAATTCGACTCGATAGAGCCCGTTTGGATCGGGTCGGTCCCAACGGAGAACTATTTTTCCATCGGAAGGATGTCCGGATTCCGTGCCGTCTTTCGGATAGGATAGTTTTACGAAATCGATATGTTTTAGAACGAATTTTTGAGGTAAGGAATCCCTTTTTCCACCGTCTCTCAAATTGCCTCTTACTTTCCAGAAATAGACGCCTTCTTTCCAATCGAATTCGGGTTTAAGAAAATTGGCGGATACAGTACGAGACAAGAGAATGTTTTTAAATTCGGACTCATTAGAAATTTCTAAAGTGTAAGATTGAAATTCCTTATTGGCCGACCAGCTGAAAAACGAATTTCCGGTTTTGAAAATCCTTAGTCCGATTTCCTCGTCGGGTAGAGGTCGATGTAAACGGGGAGGTTCCGCTTCGGCTAATTTTCTGATCGAAAACGGTATAGCCGCAGAGACTTCTTCGGTAAATCCTTCTCTATCCGAATACATTCTGACTCGCGCGAAAAAATTGCCTTCGGATTTCGATTCCCATTTTGCAAAGCCCGATTTGGATTCGGATCTCGATGCGATTTGCTTAAAGCTTGAATCTTCCGCAATCTCCAACGTGTATTTAGCGGTAGGATCCATGACCGACCATTGAAAACGAATCACGGGAAAATTAGCGGTAAAAGTAAACGTCTCTTTTGCGGCAGGGGAGAGCAACTTAGGACTGTTCCAAGAAAGGACCCTTAAATTTCTCGCTAGGCTGGATTCATCCTTACCGGTTTTCGGATTTCTTCCGACGACTTTCCAAAAGTAATTTCCGACGGAAACATTAATCGAAATTTCCGAGCCGGTTGCAGGAATTCGT from Leptospira fainei serovar Hurstbridge str. BUT 6 carries:
- a CDS encoding LIC11435 family protein, with amino-acid sequence MSNSRFTHPQVIRLFILAGCILCSFSTFAKDKEDGVKLEWKAIPDSGGYLVEIKDSNGRITREKTSATQITVDLKPGTYEHRIGVLNRYGRVSIFSSWIPFDVILSRPPVLTSSTKNSYLSQDLPETFELKGKYLTDATKVSLRDSSGEEIQVKSVEYRDPDTILVSFDKKKIPEGILSLRLENPRNKITETEAFLLVADTPERLAALQKRFTPKEPFRFDYGAIARSAVLPGWGQIYQEKSKIRSYTFPLLIAAAGAYTYYKGESYLHSVKDYDAARRTNALLGYSVAQTGNVAVYPLAVINYLQIPNKYSVASSSYHQVELSIGILAFLYALNLADAAFFPGSRQVKIEGTEKTATWSPVIRNERDGGGLYFAASNQQYLRQRVEVGVQFSW
- a CDS encoding FecR domain-containing protein, which translates into the protein MRYLTDAKFVVTGLVLLILLFSSLLYLYANAGPKTGNNKIVGELKSKQLKILRKLDSEVVWEELDPSDPIRFRDTIRTEEGSVAVLLFKDGNNSTEIQMGERSMILIEDTDKISFVSGSLSATNSGDASKLQISSGDTKISLANSNVKLSKDEGKALNLEVKEGQAKVISSSGESVLSGNQAAELKGNTLEVRTLKLEQIAPADGSTVPVKGETSSLRFAWKPEPGVKNYYIEIAKDPSFRIGLKRIPATGSEISINVSVGNYFWKVVGRNPKTGKDESSLARNLRVLSWNSPKLLSPAAKETFTFTANFPVIRFQWSVMDPTAKYTLEIAEDSSFKQIASRSESKSGFAKWESKSEGNFFARVRMYSDREGFTEEVSAAIPFSIRKLAEAEPPRLHRPLPDEEIGLRIFKTGNSFFSWSANKEFQSYTLEISNESEFKNILLSRTVSANFLKPEFDWKEGVYFWKVRGNLRDGGKRDSLPQKFVLKHIDFVKLSYPKDGTESGHPSDGKIVLRWDRPDPNGLYRVELAKDASFETKLSDSKVKSGALAVTLPSPGSFYWRVSLVAPNGETLVSSSVANFRTSDSAPFVTPVYPRDRDKIDLDEKESLSFYWETQGNPEIYVLELLESQGKNWKPILKREIRGETFEFRELYKLREGKYQWRLSAKYKDETGKVRATIPLSREFNVLLSATLKAPEILTPKEIYVE